TCTTTCACTCCCACCCGCTGCGTGATCCACTCGTCTGATGTATCAACCAATTGAGCCAGATCATTGTTTGTGACGATTTTGGCAGGAACATAGCTGCCGGTCCCCAAAACAGAAAAACTCACTCAATTCACTCCTTTCAAAAGCGTTATAAAACGTTAGTCACCGTTTCGGACAAAAGGTTACAGCTTGGCAAAAATAAAAAAAGCCAGACAAAACAGACAAAAAAACAACCCCACAAGCGTGAGGTTGTTTGCAGCAGGGGTTCTGTTTTGCTTGGGGATTGCCTGCCGTGCAGGCCTTGACAAGGCTCTGTTTTAAACCAAATGGAATTCGTCTTTGTAATGATAGAGAGCCGGAGATCCGCCGGTATGCAGGAAGCAGATCTTTTCGCCTTTTTTGAAGTAGCCCTTACGGATCAAGTCCAGCATACCGGCAAATGCCTTACCGGTGTAGACAGGGTCCAGTAAAATGGCTTCGGTTCTGGCCAGCAGTTCAATGGCCTGGATCATTTCTTCGGTGGGAAGGGAGTAACCCGGTCCGACGTAACCATCGAAGCAGGTGATGCCGTCCGCCGGGAAAGCCTCCCGGATACCGACATGTTGAGCAGTTTCGATGGCTAATTTCGTCACGATAGGCACTTGCAGAGCATTCGGACGGCTGATATTGATACCAATGACCGGGATTTGGCTGTTGGTGCCAAAGAAACCAACGGCCAAACCGGCATGGGTGCCGGCGCTGCCGCTGGTGGTAACAACATAATCAAGATTGATTCCCTGCTCGAAGCATTGTGCTAAAATTTCTTCGGCGCAGGCCACATAACCGGTCGCGCCAATCGGATCAGAACCGCCGCCGACAATAATATAAGGCGTATGGCCTTTGGCTTTTAACACAGCGGCTACTTTTTCCATTTCAGCCACCATCGGGGAACCGCCGGGCACCACGCTGATGTGATCATCGGCGAGACCCATTAAGCGGAATAAGAAATTATTGCCGCTGGCTTCTCTCGCATAACTGCCGGGAACGCGTTCTTCCAGGACGAGATAGCAGTCGAGCCCTTCTTTTTTGGCGGCAGCCAAAGTCAGGCGGCAGTGATTGCTTTGCACCGCGCCGCAGGTGATCAGAACATCGGCGTGCTGACTGAGCGCATCGGCCACCAGGAATTCCAGTTTCCGTGTTTTGTTGCCGCCGGCGGCTAAGCCGAGCAAATCGTCCCGTTTCATATAAATCTCGGGCCCACCCATCAATTTCGTCAAATTGGCCAAATATTCCAGAGGAGTATAGCCTACTGTGTAGCGACGACGAGGAAATTGTGCCAGATTCATCCAAATTCGCCTCCTTAAATTTTGAGATTGCTGCTTACAGCAGTCACTCACTGCAGCACCTTTTCTCTTTTCCATCCGGAAAATCCTTGTGCCTTCTTTCAGTCATCGAAACAATTTTAAATCTGATCAATAATACCAAGGAATGCTCAAAACAAAAGTGCTTCGGTCAGCCGTTCCGGCTAGCTGCCGGGCAAAGGGCTGCTTTCCCGGCGCTTTTGGCGTCGGATGTCTTCGCAGTCCAGACGATAAAGACGGCACATTTCCACTATTCTGGAACAGATCCGCACGCCTGTGCTGCCATAGCCCATATGATCGGCCAGCTCATCCAAATCGTAATTGGAGGTCAGCACGGTAGGCAGCTGGTTGAGGTAACGATGATTGATGATTTGAAACAGTTTCTCAATAGACCAGTCGGTACTGCGTTCGGCGCCGATGTCATCCAAAATCAGCACGGGGGCAAGTTTTGCTTGTTCCATCAGACTGTTGGTGCTGTTTTCCGCATGACTGTTTTCGTAGCCCTGCCGCAATTCATCCAACAGATCCGCAACCATCAGATAGAGCGGCATGGTTGCATTTTCCATCAGCCGATTGGCGATGCCGGAGACCAGATGCGTCTTACCAACCCCGGCGCCGCCAAAGAAATACAAGCCTTTGACCGGCTGTTTTGCCAATACTGCCCGGACAAAATCCTCGGCGCCCTGCAGCGCTTTTTCCGCTTTGCGGCGCTGGCTGTCCCGTTCATCCACCATCTCGAGCTCGCTGTAATAGCTCAAAACGAAATTATCCAGACGCTGTTCCCGC
The window above is part of the Negativicutes bacterium genome. Proteins encoded here:
- a CDS encoding D-cysteine desulfhydrase translates to MNLAQFPRRRYTVGYTPLEYLANLTKLMGGPEIYMKRDDLLGLAAGGNKTRKLEFLVADALSQHADVLITCGAVQSNHCRLTLAAAKKEGLDCYLVLEERVPGSYAREASGNNFLFRLMGLADDHISVVPGGSPMVAEMEKVAAVLKAKGHTPYIIVGGGSDPIGATGYVACAEEILAQCFEQGINLDYVVTTSGSAGTHAGLAVGFFGTNSQIPVIGINISRPNALQVPIVTKLAIETAQHVGIREAFPADGITCFDGYVGPGYSLPTEEMIQAIELLARTEAILLDPVYTGKAFAGMLDLIRKGYFKKGEKICFLHTGGSPALYHYKDEFHLV
- a CDS encoding ATP-binding protein, producing MTTLSNDYIERDIQHRQKVDKLWRQYPDLHRVEDALYEVLTRLTRSVIANPGGRLQPTELTAELEQLRRERRTLLQRYKIPDDYNVPAYHCPICKDLEVIETAAGWQLCSCVQKKQLEYQFISAKIPAKMREQRLDNFVLSYYSELEMVDERDSQRRKAEKALQGAEDFVRAVLAKQPVKGLYFFGGAGVGKTHLVSGIANRLMENATMPLYLMVADLLDELRQGYENSHAENSTNSLMEQAKLAPVLILDDIGAERSTDWSIEKLFQIINHRYLNQLPTVLTSNYDLDELADHMGYGSTGVRICSRIVEMCRLYRLDCEDIRRQKRRESSPLPGS